One genomic segment of Arachis duranensis cultivar V14167 chromosome 4, aradu.V14167.gnm2.J7QH, whole genome shotgun sequence includes these proteins:
- the LOC107485979 gene encoding F-box/kelch-repeat protein At3g23880 — protein sequence MNDILPRELIHRILLRVPAEDLFRLRFVSKLWHSLISDPHFAESHYNLYSAASSGSVLVKDYTNACCVSLDTLFDVTAAAPPTFKEVSLPSRKTPCSLFRLLGSCRGFLLLEEKPAYFLVIWNPLTGSSKTISYSHIASEIQLDDAFRYGFGFDASRDDYLIVLSWLDNYNQHRLVCFSLRTNSWINLDAALPKSISRWKQQLFGWFLHGAIHWLCYSSKDCIDDGILIFDLKEMNFSKISMPQQLLGDYPIYLTILGGCLALHSYDIDNHKTEIWVMKEYKVPSSWILMYEIPYGNNSPLCMSNGNDIIALNFIPRYCKIRFAKYNVSGELLNYSPLPLSEYYNFHRSFSVYTESLFPFPCDIKDRDKKKKTGQECFEQHDVAKD from the exons ATGAATGACATCCTCCCTCGGGAGCTCATTCACCGAATCCTTCTAAGAGTACCCGCCGAAGACCTGTTTCGCCTCAGATTCGTTTCAAAACTTTGGCACTCTCTCATTTCCGATCCACACTTTGCGGAATCGCATTACAACCTCTACTCTGCCGCATCTTCCGGTTCGGTCTTGGTAAAAGACTATACTAATGCATGCTGTGTTTCCTTAGACACGCTATTTGATGTTACAGCAGCAGCACCACCAACATTCAAAGAGGTATCTCTCCCTTCCAGGAAGACGCCATGTTCTCTTTTTCGTCTCTTGGGATCCTGCAGAGGCTTTCTTCTCTTAGAGGAAAAACCagcttattttcttgttatATGGAACCCACTGACCGGATCCAGCAAAACAATATCTTACTCTCATATCGCCTCAGAGATCCAGCTCGATGATGCATTTCGATATGGATTTGGTTTCGATGCATCACGAGATGACTATTTAATAGTTCTATCTTGGCTTGATAACTACAACCAACACCGCTTAGTTTGCTTTTCGTTGAGAACCAATTCATGGATTAATCTCGATGCAGCACTCCCCAAATCCATAAGTAGGTGGAAGCAGCAACTTTTTGGGTGGTTCTTACATGGCGCTATTCATTGGTTGTGTTACTCTAGTAAAGATTGCATTGATGATGGTATTCTTATCTTTGATTTGAAGGAAATGAATTTCTCCAAGATATCTATGCCACAACAACTCCTAGGGGATTATCCCATCTATCTCACCATATTAGGAGGGTGCCTAGCCTTGCATTCGTATGACATTGACAACCATAAAACTGAGATATGGGTTATGAAAGAATATAAAGTGCCGTCATCTTGGATTCTAATGTATGAGATTCCTTATGGTAACAATTCGCCTCTATGCATGTCCAATGGAAATGACATTATTGCGTTGAATTTTATTCCCCGGTATTGCAAGATAAGGTTTGCCAAATATAACGTCAGTGGAGAGCTTCTAAATTATTCTCCTCTACCTCTTTCTGAATATTATAACTTCCATAGAAGTTTCTCTGTATATACAGAGAGTCTCTTTCCATTCCCCTGTGACATTAAGGATAgggataagaagaagaaaactg GCCAAGAATGTTTTGAACAACATGATGTTGCCAAAGATTAG
- the LOC110280579 gene encoding protein FAR1-RELATED SEQUENCE 5-like has translation MSIRRTIENNDEAGIRPSKTYQSFVAATGGHRELNFIEKDVRNYITREVRNVSEQEDVKEFGKYFLRMKEKNPNFFFELELEEDQSIKLAFWADARSRAACEYFEDVISFDTTYNTNSIRSRRKVSSSIFNKFAVTYDSVAAEINLFDAALAAHSNCSQYQGHVINYQFRVPAAGDNSLGD, from the exons atgtccattcGTCGTACGATAGAAAATAACGATGAGGCCGGtatcagaccaagcaaaacctaccaatcatttgttgcggctACCGGAGGTcaccgcgagttaaattttattgaaaaggacgtgaggaattacattaccAGGGAAGTGCGGAATGTTTCCGAACAAGAAGATGTAAAGGAATTCGGGAAATAtttcttaagaatgaaagagaagaatccgaatttcttttttgagctcGAACTCGAGGAGGATCAATCGATTAAGCTGGCCTTTTGGGCCGACGCAAGAAGCAGAGCAGCCTGTGAGTATTTCGAAGACGTCATTTCGTtcgacaccacctacaatacaaacag TATACGAAGTCGGAGAAAagtttccagctcaatattcaacaagttcGCGGTTACCTACGACTCAGTTGCAGCCGAG ATAAACCTGTTTGATGCTGCATTAGCGGCGCATTCAAATTGCAGCCAATATCAAGGACACGTTATAAATTATCAGTTCAGGGTACCAGCAGCAGGGGATAACTCTTTGGGTGATTAG
- the LOC110279734 gene encoding uncharacterized protein LOC110279734: MDRHVWTDEETEVFVGFMEELVIEGRIADAGQFRPGSFEKLAAKMNERFPSGGFQITHCKNKVKRLKEKYQFAADMAGCSGFGWDDVKQCVVVDNKEILAAYMKKQGVRLYTPGKPFPLYTRLEKIFCKERANGDAAVCGNDAEEEVQMNGYEEMDEEDTDFFNSNHDCSESLLQQSNSVASSSGKKQGKKPSSFKAAKDTKMMKELTDTLKYVFDQQGKRLDAFAQAMVNTREEKKTGDILSELGFTDDEVISIALKFSTNPQLEKMFWSLGNSQKTGFIRAILHT; encoded by the exons ATGGACAGACATGTTTGGACTGATGAGGAGACAGAGGTATTTGTTGGTTTTATGGAGGAGCTTGTCATTGAAGGAAGAATAGCTGATGCAGGTCAATTTAGGCCTGGATCTTTTGAGAAACTTGCTGCAAAAATGAATGAGAGGTTTCCAAGTGGTGGTTTTCAAATAACTCATTGCAAAAACAAGGTTAAGAGGTTGAAAGAGAAATATCAATTTGCTGCTGACATGGCAGGCTGTAGCGGTTTTGGATGGGATGATGTGAAGCAATGCGTGGTTGTGGACAACAAAGAGATCCTCGCTGCTTATATGAAG aaACAAGGAGTAAGGTTGTATACTCCAGGAAAGCCTTTTCCCCTTTATACACGcttggaaaaaatattttgtaaggAAAGAGCAAATGGGGATGCTGCTGTATGCGGCAATGACGCTGAAGAAGAAGTGCAAATGAATGGGTATGAAGAAATGGATGAAGAAGATACGGATTTCTTTAACTCAAATCATGATTGTAGTGAATCTCTACTCCAACAATCAAATTCTGTGGCTTCATCTTCTGGgaagaaacaaggaaagaagCCTTCCTCATTTAAAGCGGCAAAGGATACCAAGATGATGAAGGAGTTAACTGACACGCTGAAATATGTGTTCGATCAACAGGGAAAGCGTTTGGATGCTTTTGCCCAAGCTATGGTCAACACTCGTGAGGAAAAAAAGACTGGTGATATACTCAGCGAACTTGGATTCACTGATGATGAAGTTATTTCTATTGCACTCAAGTTCTCCACAAATCCTCAACTGGAAAAAATGTTTTGGTCATTGGGAAATAGTCAGAAAACCGGATTTATTAGAGCTATATTGCATACTTAG
- the LOC110279733 gene encoding protein ALP1-like, with product MEMVQGALDGTYIDVTVPEEDKSRYRTRKGKISTNVLGVCNRDMNFVYVLSGWEGSASDSRVLRDAISRRNNLKIPIGNYYLVDAGYTNCKGFLAPYRQTRYHVQEWAYGRNAPRNFREYFNKKHSSARNIIERCFGLLKKRWAILRSPCFYQIKTQNKIIIACCLLQNFIRLNMDSNPEEDISLENEQVLIGEEHGDNQDGDDEMIDSVEGSNEWTV from the exons ATGGAAATGGTTCAAG GAGCATTAGATGGAACATATATAGATGTGACTGTCCCTGAAGAAGATAAATCAAGATACAGAACAAGAAAGGGTAAAATATCAACCAACGTCCTAGGCGTATGCAATCGAGATATGAATTTTGTGTACGTACTTAGTGGATGGGAAGGATCCGCATCGgattcaagagtccttagagaTGCAATTTCACGTCGTAATAACCTCAAGATACCAATTG GGAATTATTATTTAGTGGATGCTGGTTATACTAATTGCAAGGGGTTTCTAGCACCATATAGGCAAACTCGATACCACGTACAAGAATGGGCCTATGGTAGAAATGCACCTAGAAACTTTCGAGAATATTTTAACAAGAAGCACTCTTCAGCTAGGAACATTATTGAacgttgttttggtttattgaaGAAGAGATGGGCAATTTTGAGGAGTCCTTGTTTCTACCAAATcaagacacaaaataaaataattattgcttgttgtttattacaaaattttattcggCTTAATATGGACTCCAATCCTGAGGAGGACATATCACTTGAGAATGAGCAAGTGCTTATTGGAGAGGAGCATGGTGATAACCAAGATGGCGATGATGAAATGATTGACAGTGTAGAGGGCAGCAATGAATGGACTGTTTGA